The Candidatus Methanoperedens sp. DNA window GAACAGATCTATATCACTTTCGATCGTATCTTCTCCTTTTGATGCTGAGCCGAACAGAATTATTACATCCGGCATGCATTGGTTTACAAGATGTTCTATTAAGCCAGAATCCCTGATAGTTATTATCGTATCTATTTTTTTCAGGAATCTAAATTCAGCGCTATCCATATTTGCCCAATAAACAGGATATGCAAATATCCTGTGCTTTGTCCTATTAACCAATCCATCTTTTATCAACTCATTTAAATACAACTTAACAGATGTAGTTGCAAGGGATGTAATTCTGCTAATTTCCCTTAACTGAAATCCTGCATCTTTCGGCATTGGATTTTCAAAGAAGACTTTGAGTACTTTCCATTTGTTATAATTTTGTAACATATGTGATAATATTGTAACAACTGTAATATTAATGTTTCAGGGGAAAAGTTGACCGTCTCATTTTCTATGCTCCAATCGCCCCGCTCACCACCGCCTCCATCAACCTCTCGCTGTCCGCCTGCGAGCACGCAAGTCTGGCTTCAAGCTCATCGCAGAGGGACATGAGCTGGTCTACTTTTGTGACGATGCGGCGCTGTTCTTCTTAAGGAACAACTACAACCTTCAACGAG harbors:
- a CDS encoding nucleotidyltransferase domain-containing protein — its product is MLQNYNKWKVLKVFFENPMPKDAGFQLREISRITSLATTSVKLYLNELIKDGLVNRTKHRIFAYPVYWANMDSAEFRFLKKIDTIITIRDSGLIEHLVNQCMPDVIILFGSASKGEDTIESDIDLFLLCRERKLRLSDFEDKINKKINTIFSEDFGELSNELKNNIINGVILKGYLKVF